From a region of the Pseudanabaena sp. ABRG5-3 genome:
- a CDS encoding glyoxalase-like domain protein, giving the protein MESLFSTQGIMVMLLGAYAVAMWMFLTSAPKVHTIMVSDLDQARYFYEGELKLPIADVPLHYYYGYEYGMGAPADPIYIPATARTAKSKYSADMEGAWYQLKKNVQLHIVPGANTTDSNRSRHICFNRDCVEQLLLQIQIKGIKHKVRSEKPLNFLVKDPDGQVIEIAEVIS; this is encoded by the coding sequence ATGGAGTCACTGTTTTCTACTCAAGGCATCATGGTTATGCTGCTCGGTGCATACGCTGTTGCCATGTGGATGTTTCTCACCAGCGCACCGAAAGTACATACGATCATGGTCTCTGACCTCGATCAAGCGCGATATTTTTACGAAGGCGAGTTAAAACTGCCGATCGCTGATGTGCCGCTACATTATTACTATGGCTATGAATACGGCATGGGCGCACCTGCTGACCCCATTTATATCCCCGCCACGGCACGAACAGCCAAATCCAAATATTCCGCAGACATGGAAGGCGCATGGTATCAACTCAAGAAGAATGTGCAACTGCATATCGTTCCGGGCGCAAATACCACAGATTCTAATCGCAGTCGGCATATTTGTTTTAATCGTGACTGTGTAGAACAACTCTTGTTGCAAATTCAAATTAAAGGCATTAAGCACAAAGTCCGTAGCGAAAAGCCCCTTAACTTTTTAGTGAAAGATCCTGATGGACAGGTAATTGAAATTGCTGAAGTAATTAGCTAA
- a CDS encoding BLUF domain-containing protein, producing the protein MALYRLIYVSQAIAGLEYPDLVNILEKSEQNNRTVGITGMLSFGDGMFLQVLEGSRRVVSQTYNRILLDKRHVNAELIEFSEIEQRDFGIWSMKVVQMDSQPQIRNIILKYSSSETFSPISMTGRQSLSFLRELTELYQKGSISNN; encoded by the coding sequence ATGGCTCTCTATCGCTTAATTTATGTTAGTCAGGCGATCGCAGGACTAGAATATCCCGACTTGGTAAATATCTTAGAAAAGTCAGAACAGAACAATAGAACAGTAGGCATTACAGGAATGTTGAGTTTCGGTGATGGGATGTTTTTGCAGGTTTTAGAGGGCAGTCGTCGGGTAGTCAGCCAAACCTATAATCGCATTTTGCTAGATAAGCGCCATGTCAATGCAGAATTAATCGAGTTTTCAGAAATTGAACAGCGTGATTTTGGAATTTGGTCGATGAAGGTAGTGCAGATGGATAGTCAACCGCAGATTCGCAACATTATCTTGAAATATTCGAGTTCAGAGACTTTTTCACCAATCTCAATGACCGGCAGACAAAGCCTGAGTTTTTTGCGTGAACTCACAGAACTCTATCAAAAAGGCTCTATATCTAATAATTAA
- the carA gene encoding glutamine-hydrolyzing carbamoyl-phosphate synthase small subunit, whose protein sequence is MATKQAAILVLADGTCYRGYAFGASGTAIGEVVFNTGMTGYQEVMTDPSYRGQIVTFTCPELGNTGVTPEDDESDRPQVRGVIARNITAVPSNWRSRQSLPDYLKAHNVVGIAGIDTRALTRKLRSLGAMNGGISTEILDPEVLLAKVKAAPSMQGQNLAQEASTDRIYEWTEKTISEWEFVEPSQLTGEALTVVAIDFGVKRNILRRLASYGCRVIVVPADTPAEKILAYNPDGIFLSNGPGDPAAVTQGIETAKALLAANKPMFGICLGHQILGLSMGGDTFKLKFGHRGLNQPAQNQAENADRRVEITSQNHGFALTGESFDESPAMLTHINLNDHTVAGLEHKTLPIFSVQYHPEASPGPHDADYLFERFVNSMREHKNSKQVAA, encoded by the coding sequence ATGGCAACAAAGCAAGCAGCGATTTTGGTCTTGGCGGATGGTACTTGTTACCGAGGCTATGCCTTTGGCGCGTCTGGAACCGCGATCGGCGAAGTGGTATTTAATACAGGTATGACTGGCTACCAAGAGGTAATGACCGATCCCAGCTACCGAGGACAAATTGTAACTTTTACCTGCCCCGAACTTGGTAATACAGGTGTAACTCCCGAAGATGATGAATCCGATCGCCCACAGGTGCGTGGCGTAATTGCGCGTAACATTACGGCTGTCCCAAGTAACTGGCGATCGCGTCAGTCTTTGCCCGACTACCTCAAGGCTCATAACGTTGTTGGTATTGCAGGGATTGATACTCGCGCTTTGACACGCAAATTGCGATCGCTCGGTGCGATGAATGGCGGCATCTCCACCGAAATCCTCGATCCTGAAGTGTTATTGGCTAAGGTAAAAGCAGCCCCTTCGATGCAAGGGCAGAACCTCGCTCAAGAAGCTTCCACCGATCGCATTTATGAATGGACGGAAAAAACTATCTCTGAATGGGAATTTGTAGAACCATCGCAGTTAACAGGTGAAGCATTAACAGTTGTTGCGATCGACTTTGGCGTAAAGCGGAATATTTTGCGTCGTCTCGCCAGCTATGGTTGCCGTGTGATCGTCGTTCCCGCTGATACCCCTGCCGAGAAGATTCTTGCCTACAATCCCGACGGTATTTTCCTCTCTAATGGTCCGGGAGATCCCGCAGCCGTTACCCAAGGAATTGAAACCGCCAAAGCCTTACTCGCAGCTAATAAACCCATGTTTGGTATTTGCCTAGGACACCAAATTTTAGGTTTATCGATGGGTGGCGACACCTTCAAGCTCAAGTTTGGACATCGCGGACTCAATCAGCCTGCCCAAAATCAAGCTGAAAATGCCGATCGCCGTGTGGAAATTACTAGCCAAAATCATGGCTTTGCCCTCACAGGTGAATCCTTTGATGAGTCTCCCGCAATGTTGACCCATATCAACCTCAACGATCACACCGTCGCTGGTTTAGAACATAAAACATTGCCCATCTTCTCGGTGCAATATCACCCTGAAGCTAGCCCTGGACCTCATGATGCCGATTATCTCTTCGAGCGTTTTGTGAACTCCATGCGCGAACATAAAAATTCTAAGCAGGTTGCTGCTTAG
- a CDS encoding helix-hairpin-helix domain-containing protein: protein MSQPSWFDQIPAWVWWSCVPVFGGGAIAYAGVKSGSNIWIGIGAGFVAIVFLPVPVEVIMVAWIAQIATAFALKRSYLVKTYPKDLELPEDVHLFGAIAARRPKVDINTCSKNDMVNTLGLPIVYANDIDSLRNEGHIFTSIEELHDIIEIPNATLRKIEPMITFSYDYRQESGYSWKRINSMNVDDLIGLGIEPNAAKAITEERQRRGDFKSIMDIKRRTGIPFSAYRHLT from the coding sequence ATGTCTCAACCTTCATGGTTTGATCAAATACCAGCATGGGTTTGGTGGTCTTGTGTCCCAGTCTTCGGTGGTGGGGCGATCGCCTATGCTGGCGTAAAATCTGGCTCTAATATCTGGATTGGTATTGGTGCAGGCTTTGTGGCTATCGTATTTTTGCCAGTTCCTGTTGAAGTAATCATGGTTGCTTGGATTGCTCAAATCGCTACTGCTTTTGCACTTAAACGAAGTTATTTAGTGAAAACTTATCCCAAAGACCTAGAATTACCTGAAGATGTCCACCTATTTGGAGCGATCGCTGCGCGTCGTCCCAAGGTTGATATTAACACCTGTTCTAAGAATGACATGGTCAATACTTTGGGATTACCAATTGTCTATGCTAATGATATTGACTCCTTACGCAATGAAGGGCATATCTTCACTAGCATTGAGGAACTCCATGACATTATCGAAATCCCTAATGCTACGCTCAGAAAAATTGAGCCAATGATCACGTTTAGCTATGACTATCGCCAAGAGTCGGGTTATTCATGGAAGCGGATTAATTCTATGAATGTAGATGATTTGATTGGCTTAGGAATAGAACCAAATGCTGCGAAAGCGATCACTGAAGAGCGTCAACGTCGTGGAGACTTTAAATCAATCATGGATATCAAAAGGCGTACTGGCATCCCTTTTAGTGCCTATCGTCATCTTACCTAA
- a CDS encoding HNH endonuclease, with protein MSDKNQEVEYRNIVQLNIIKEYFEMYPNVEINTKDAVDWVSKTYLELTGKVFRDPDRGIRSLYQKGFLQKISKGVYKYNPEYAKNKRQEDFTSAQKKEILKRDNYKCVICGAGRENGVELHVDHIKPKDMGGLATIENGQTLCSQHNFLKKNLKQTETGKKMFIRLYELAKKEEEQELQEFCIAILQVFEDFNINGHIEWKK; from the coding sequence ATGTCTGACAAGAATCAAGAAGTTGAATATAGAAATATTGTTCAACTCAACATAATTAAAGAATATTTTGAGATGTATCCTAATGTTGAGATAAATACGAAGGATGCTGTGGACTGGGTAAGTAAAACATATTTGGAACTTACTGGCAAAGTATTTAGAGATCCAGATCGTGGGATTAGATCCTTATATCAAAAGGGATTTCTCCAGAAAATTTCTAAGGGAGTTTATAAATATAATCCTGAATACGCAAAGAATAAGCGTCAAGAGGATTTTACCTCTGCTCAAAAGAAGGAAATCTTAAAGCGAGATAATTACAAATGTGTGATTTGTGGTGCAGGACGAGAAAATGGAGTGGAGCTTCATGTTGATCATATTAAACCAAAAGATATGGGAGGGTTAGCTACGATTGAGAATGGGCAAACTTTGTGTAGTCAACATAATTTTTTGAAGAAGAATCTTAAACAGACTGAGACAGGAAAAAAGATGTTTATTCGTTTATATGAACTTGCTAAAAAAGAAGAAGAACAGGAACTACAGGAATTTTGTATAGCAATACTTCAGGTCTTTGAGGATTTTAATATTAACGGGCATATTGAGTGGAAAAAGTAA
- a CDS encoding DNA cytosine methyltransferase, translating into MVDWLLLFYRDVIIKMSFDFADLFAGIGGFRTALESVGGNCVFASEWDKYAQMTYQANFGDMPSGDITKIHTSSIPDIDILTAGFPCQPFSSIGKREGFEHPTQGTLFYDVVRILKAKKPKAFILENVEGLLTHNHGKTLSVILDTLSVSINGQYLFLNQPDIRYHVFWRVLDAKDYGVPQIRKRIFIVGISEEVSNDVPNFQFPKVLSTKEFIGSHVEEDVIGYSISKHLQDSYLFKLDDGKPELIDSNSQIQVKTLVSTYHKIQRLTGTFVKGGETGIRLLSENECKAIMGYPKDFIIPVSRTQMYRQFGNSVAVPVVREVAKSLINCLEKYSFASIKSIPKLELINV; encoded by the coding sequence TTGGTTGATTGGCTTTTGTTATTTTATAGAGATGTAATTATAAAAATGAGTTTTGATTTTGCCGATTTATTTGCTGGCATAGGTGGATTTAGAACAGCTTTAGAAAGTGTTGGTGGAAATTGCGTATTTGCCTCTGAGTGGGATAAATATGCTCAGATGACCTATCAAGCCAACTTTGGGGATATGCCGAGTGGCGATATCACGAAAATTCATACATCTTCAATTCCCGACATTGATATTTTAACAGCAGGATTTCCTTGTCAGCCATTTAGTTCTATCGGTAAGCGAGAAGGGTTTGAACATCCTACTCAAGGAACTTTATTTTATGATGTGGTGAGAATTTTAAAAGCAAAGAAACCTAAGGCTTTTATTTTAGAAAATGTTGAAGGTTTATTAACGCATAATCATGGCAAAACCTTAAGTGTTATTTTAGATACTCTATCAGTTTCTATTAATGGACAATATCTATTTTTAAATCAACCAGATATTCGATATCATGTATTTTGGCGTGTTTTAGATGCCAAAGATTATGGTGTACCTCAAATTAGAAAAAGAATATTTATAGTTGGAATATCTGAAGAGGTATCTAATGATGTACCAAACTTTCAATTCCCTAAAGTTTTATCAACAAAGGAGTTTATCGGCTCGCATGTTGAAGAAGATGTAATTGGTTATTCAATCTCTAAACATTTACAGGATTCATATTTATTTAAACTAGATGATGGCAAGCCAGAGCTGATTGATAGCAATTCCCAAATTCAAGTTAAGACTTTAGTTTCTACATATCATAAAATCCAACGATTAACCGGAACTTTTGTTAAGGGCGGAGAGACAGGAATTAGATTGCTTAGTGAGAATGAATGCAAGGCAATTATGGGATACCCCAAAGATTTTATTATACCTGTTTCAAGAACACAGATGTATAGGCAATTTGGCAATTCAGTGGCAGTTCCTGTTGTCAGAGAGGTTGCTAAAAGTTTAATTAATTGTCTTGAAAAATATAGCTTTGCCTCCATTAAATCCATCCCAAAACTAGAATTGATCAATGTCTGA
- a CDS encoding RuBisCO accumulation factor 1, which yields MPTPVANLPTDSEGLLRLLRHKEGTWVQWGIACQMLQKMGENSLAIFENTGFEPIQQNQIVVASQVYASLQAGNAAAIVLAHFEQKGSDILNELRVLSQSERVAMATFALEKNLDVLEAKDVVKAMKEAASVANLPEGFTRHPGDAVVLQILKATQGKIDPQERTRLIARGLRFAHSEKARTAIERLLTDMANPTKKKAPNLPNFRYDAEDSIPRILPVVGTLPLSVEKFTAVPQVQEVAPFGIVSSSVESTWATLPGWFVVHEAEDGVIVSCNTDTLQSAINQEVLSSVRDRAEDILILVDRSQRTWDENSYFAIAGEDGNLKFAWFDAQPTVEILGKVTLTLRPKRFFDEKASQDRWQFEE from the coding sequence ATGCCAACTCCCGTAGCCAATCTTCCCACCGACTCTGAAGGACTTTTGAGACTTTTACGCCATAAGGAAGGAACTTGGGTGCAGTGGGGAATCGCTTGTCAAATGCTGCAAAAAATGGGTGAAAACTCCCTTGCAATTTTTGAAAATACTGGCTTTGAACCAATTCAACAAAACCAGATTGTGGTTGCGTCTCAGGTATATGCCAGTCTGCAAGCAGGTAATGCGGCGGCTATTGTATTAGCTCATTTTGAGCAGAAAGGGAGTGACATTCTCAATGAGTTGCGTGTACTCAGTCAGTCTGAGCGAGTGGCAATGGCAACCTTCGCGCTCGAAAAAAATCTTGATGTTTTAGAAGCTAAAGATGTAGTTAAGGCAATGAAGGAAGCTGCATCTGTGGCTAATTTGCCAGAAGGATTTACCCGCCATCCGGGAGATGCAGTAGTTTTACAAATCCTAAAAGCAACGCAAGGTAAAATCGATCCTCAGGAACGTACGAGATTGATTGCCCGTGGGTTGCGCTTTGCCCATAGTGAGAAGGCTCGTACAGCGATCGAGAGACTTCTCACCGATATGGCAAATCCTACTAAGAAGAAAGCTCCAAATCTTCCTAATTTCCGTTACGATGCTGAAGATAGTATTCCGCGTATTTTGCCTGTTGTCGGAACTTTGCCTCTATCGGTGGAAAAATTTACAGCAGTGCCGCAGGTTCAGGAAGTAGCTCCTTTCGGAATTGTCAGTTCCTCAGTTGAATCAACTTGGGCAACTCTCCCTGGTTGGTTTGTAGTCCACGAAGCTGAAGATGGGGTGATCGTTTCCTGTAATACCGATACTTTGCAATCAGCAATCAATCAAGAAGTACTTAGCTCTGTGCGTGATCGCGCTGAGGATATCTTGATACTAGTCGATCGCTCGCAACGCACGTGGGATGAAAATAGCTATTTTGCGATCGCAGGTGAAGATGGCAATCTCAAGTTTGCATGGTTTGACGCACAGCCAACCGTAGAAATTTTAGGCAAGGTCACTTTAACTTTGCGACCCAAACGGTTCTTTGATGAAAAAGCCTCCCAAGATCGCTGGCAGTTTGAGGAATAA
- a CDS encoding protein kinase domain-containing protein — translation MLVGKTLRNRYKILQVLGSGGFGDTYLAEDIDLPGYPKCVVKQLKPKDTSPQVLPIAKSLFEREAEYLYKLGNSHSQIPTLFAHFEENGEFFLVQEFVDGYSLAAEIPIGRKLSETATINLLLEILEVLAFVHQNNVIHRDIKLANLMRRRQDGKIVLIDFGAVKDVGVLGTDSQGNTNVTVSIGSPGYMPSEQARGKPRLSSDVYAVGMIGIQALTGIAPDSLQEDANTGEILWRDRAEVSPEFAEILQKMVFYHFSQRYESAIEALHAIQSLSATNINFINPANIPMANIAPTEAITHSPYPASGSNVPPASNPTVPVPAPTTPQPPHTAPHATISAPSHSLSNFRPILWIALIGLTSVFAAIATAIILPKLTNRQADNSSNNNSKSDISATPSVSISQSVSPTVSASPSPTESPTTSPSPETTQPVATQTAIPSPTPSITPTPSPTNPLSRTDSYGAIARSPSTQDKGYSWNFSTQKAAEARALSECESLSSPGDCQVLIWSRNACMSLAEGSNGAAGSGWAVSSITAENTAKKVCRDYQGVNCKVTRTICLPVRS, via the coding sequence ATGTTGGTTGGCAAAACATTAAGGAATCGCTACAAAATTTTGCAAGTGCTAGGAAGTGGTGGTTTTGGAGATACTTACTTAGCTGAAGACATAGACTTACCAGGCTACCCCAAATGTGTAGTAAAACAGCTTAAGCCCAAAGATACGAGTCCGCAGGTTTTGCCGATCGCCAAAAGTTTATTTGAACGCGAGGCTGAATACCTTTACAAATTGGGTAATTCCCATTCCCAAATCCCTACACTATTTGCTCATTTTGAAGAAAATGGAGAGTTCTTTTTAGTCCAAGAATTTGTGGATGGATATAGCTTAGCCGCCGAGATTCCTATCGGACGCAAACTCTCAGAAACTGCCACAATTAATCTATTGCTAGAGATTTTAGAAGTTCTCGCCTTTGTCCATCAAAATAATGTCATCCATCGGGATATTAAACTTGCTAACCTCATGCGTCGTCGCCAAGATGGCAAAATTGTTCTAATTGATTTTGGCGCTGTTAAGGATGTTGGTGTATTAGGTACTGATTCCCAAGGAAATACCAATGTCACCGTTAGTATTGGCTCCCCAGGATATATGCCTAGCGAACAAGCAAGGGGTAAACCTCGTTTGAGTAGTGATGTTTATGCTGTAGGCATGATTGGCATTCAGGCTTTAACAGGTATTGCCCCCGATAGCTTGCAGGAAGATGCAAATACTGGTGAAATTTTGTGGCGCGATCGCGCAGAGGTTAGCCCTGAATTTGCCGAAATATTGCAAAAAATGGTGTTTTATCATTTTAGTCAGCGCTATGAATCGGCGATTGAGGCTTTACACGCCATACAATCCCTATCCGCTACCAATATTAATTTTATTAATCCCGCAAATATTCCTATGGCGAATATTGCTCCAACCGAAGCAATTACGCATTCACCCTATCCAGCCTCAGGTTCTAACGTTCCGCCTGCTTCCAATCCGACTGTGCCTGTCCCTGCACCAACTACTCCTCAGCCACCGCATACGGCTCCCCATGCCACGATTTCTGCTCCTAGCCATTCCTTAAGTAACTTTCGCCCAATCCTGTGGATTGCTCTAATTGGATTGACCTCAGTGTTTGCGGCGATCGCCACAGCGATAATCTTGCCAAAGCTAACTAATCGTCAGGCGGACAATAGCTCCAATAATAATTCTAAGAGCGATATCTCCGCTACTCCCTCTGTCTCAATTTCTCAGAGTGTTTCTCCCACCGTTTCAGCAAGTCCCTCTCCTACGGAATCACCAACAACTTCCCCTAGTCCCGAAACGACTCAACCTGTGGCAACCCAAACAGCTATTCCCAGTCCAACTCCTAGCATTACACCAACGCCTTCCCCCACTAATCCACTTAGTCGAACCGACAGTTATGGTGCGATCGCGCGATCGCCTTCGACACAAGATAAGGGCTACTCTTGGAACTTCAGCACACAAAAAGCCGCCGAAGCTAGAGCCTTAAGTGAATGTGAAAGTCTCTCTAGTCCGGGAGACTGTCAAGTGTTGATCTGGTCAAGAAATGCTTGTATGTCCCTAGCCGAAGGTTCTAATGGAGCAGCAGGTTCAGGCTGGGCTGTCAGTTCGATTACTGCCGAAAATACAGCTAAAAAAGTTTGCCGCGATTATCAAGGGGTTAATTGTAAAGTCACCCGTACAATTTGCTTACCAGTTCGTTCATAG
- a CDS encoding pentapeptide repeat-containing protein codes for MSIFKMSLKESLAKHKLWLDSHGESGQRFSAAGANFEKTDLIQANLRKANLSGANLSNANLSGANLHEATLFGAKLRGANLNDADLSSALLSGAELQNANLQRAILTEALLCEADLTGADLSHANLHKANLSLGIPEFVKAKNIQSLLLGNTVPSLVANQTNLEEANLSGANLSEANLDFANLFAANLEGANLTKAKLFAVNLSQANLLRANLSGADLFRVKALATNFSFANLTDACIEDWTIDSGTNFDQIICDSIYLKHVLRSLPDYILRRYSDRRPFNPKTKFAQGDLAKLVNKGNAIAELEDRGSELLQQYLLIEEIHQIFEELSEQYAQRYVDASESDHQTILKLEIKYQIKTNPAFRDRLLDALNSQNQELNKLLTNNTFVQVPTELLQSWI; via the coding sequence ATGTCAATTTTCAAAATGTCTCTGAAAGAAAGCTTAGCGAAACATAAGCTATGGTTAGATAGTCACGGTGAGAGTGGGCAAAGGTTTAGTGCGGCTGGCGCAAACTTTGAAAAGACAGATCTCATTCAAGCAAATCTCCGCAAAGCCAACCTCAGTGGAGCAAATCTCAGCAATGCTAATCTTAGTGGGGCAAATCTGCATGAAGCTACATTATTTGGAGCAAAATTGAGGGGTGCAAATCTCAATGATGCAGATCTGAGTTCAGCTTTGCTGAGTGGTGCAGAATTGCAAAATGCCAATCTCCAAAGAGCAATTTTGACTGAGGCACTACTTTGTGAGGCTGATTTAACAGGTGCAGATCTTAGTCATGCAAATCTACACAAGGCAAATCTTAGTTTAGGAATACCTGAGTTTGTCAAGGCTAAAAATATTCAATCATTATTACTAGGTAATACAGTTCCATCTCTAGTTGCCAATCAAACAAATCTTGAAGAAGCAAACTTAAGTGGAGCTAATCTTAGTGAGGCTAATCTAGATTTTGCAAATCTCTTTGCGGCAAATCTCGAAGGAGCTAATCTGACTAAAGCCAAGTTGTTCGCAGTGAATCTAAGTCAAGCGAATCTATTGAGAGCGAATTTATCTGGAGCAGATTTATTTCGAGTTAAAGCTTTAGCAACTAACTTTAGTTTTGCGAATCTGACTGATGCTTGTATTGAAGACTGGACAATTGATTCAGGTACTAATTTTGATCAGATAATTTGTGATTCTATCTATTTGAAGCATGTTCTTAGGAGCTTGCCTGATTATATTCTCAGGAGATATAGCGATCGCCGTCCTTTTAATCCTAAAACTAAGTTTGCTCAAGGGGATTTGGCAAAATTGGTAAACAAGGGAAATGCGATCGCAGAATTAGAAGATCGAGGTTCAGAACTATTACAGCAATATCTTCTCATCGAAGAAATTCATCAAATCTTTGAGGAATTATCGGAGCAATATGCTCAACGCTATGTTGATGCTTCGGAAAGCGATCACCAAACTATTCTCAAATTAGAAATTAAATATCAAATAAAAACCAATCCCGCCTTCAGAGATCGTTTACTGGATGCCCTCAATTCCCAGAATCAAGAATTAAATAAACTCCTAACGAATAATACGTTTGTTCAGGTTCCCACAGAGCTTTTGCAAAGTTGGATTTAG
- a CDS encoding NINE protein, with translation MKTRTSAILWCFFLGAFGAHKFYLGQSGWGIVYLLFCWTGIPSLAAFIEFIMLLLMSDDEFNRRFNGGNAPQATTSVKDSTSALSDLKRLYDEGVITAEEYEEKRKKLLKNI, from the coding sequence ATGAAAACTAGGACTAGTGCTATTCTTTGGTGTTTCTTCTTAGGAGCCTTTGGCGCACACAAATTTTATCTTGGACAAAGTGGCTGGGGAATTGTTTATCTACTATTTTGTTGGACTGGAATTCCATCACTAGCAGCATTTATTGAATTCATTATGCTGTTATTGATGAGTGATGACGAATTTAACCGTAGATTTAATGGTGGTAATGCCCCACAAGCTACTACATCTGTCAAAGATTCAACATCGGCCCTCAGCGATCTTAAGAGACTTTATGATGAAGGTGTGATCACTGCTGAGGAGTACGAAGAAAAAAGGAAGAAGCTACTTAAGAATATTTAG
- a CDS encoding flavin prenyltransferase UbiX yields MQNQRAIVLGVSGASGMIYAVRSLKFLLNNHYHVDLVASKAAMMVWQSENNIAMPSNLRSQEQFWRDQSETVDGKLVCHQWADVGATIASGSFRTLGMLVIPCSMATVAKIAHGLSSDLLERAADVHLKEGRRLVIVPRETPLSLIHLRNLTTLAEAGARIVPAIPAWYHKPQTIEDLVDFVIARALDQLDIDTNLIQRWQGRKTEIFEGEQ; encoded by the coding sequence ATGCAAAATCAACGGGCTATCGTGTTAGGAGTATCTGGAGCATCAGGCATGATTTATGCTGTGCGATCGCTCAAATTTTTGCTAAATAATCATTACCACGTCGATCTGGTAGCTTCTAAAGCAGCGATGATGGTCTGGCAATCGGAAAATAACATTGCCATGCCCAGTAATTTGCGATCGCAGGAACAGTTTTGGCGAGATCAAAGTGAAACCGTGGATGGCAAATTAGTTTGTCATCAATGGGCTGATGTGGGGGCAACGATCGCCAGTGGTTCATTTCGGACATTGGGCATGTTGGTTATCCCTTGCAGCATGGCAACGGTAGCCAAAATTGCCCACGGTTTAAGTTCAGATTTGTTAGAGCGGGCTGCCGATGTCCACCTCAAGGAAGGTCGGCGTTTGGTGATTGTTCCCCGTGAAACCCCCTTAAGTCTGATTCATTTGCGAAATCTCACAACCCTAGCGGAGGCAGGGGCAAGGATCGTTCCAGCGATTCCTGCTTGGTATCATAAACCCCAAACTATCGAGGATTTGGTAGATTTTGTCATAGCCAGAGCGCTCGATCAATTGGATATTGATACAAATTTAATCCAGCGTTGGCAAGGTAGAAAGACTGAAATTTTTGAAGGAGAGCAATAA